Proteins encoded within one genomic window of Synergistaceae bacterium:
- a CDS encoding transporter substrate-binding domain-containing protein — protein sequence MYIKKFLCALIFVVLLAGCAYCESNKIGVLAKLNLTQEELSKLINDNKQSGIYQKFSSGLSTGDSSFIYYDSLMSLLMALNSGEVSEIQLPEDVADYVLNVNDAYRISSIIRMSRNFYLSFGFRASDNPELRNKFNDALLSMKADGTILILQEKYIADAGLDAPEPVKFAHYDNIDKTIKVAVTGDMPPIDFISESGTPAGFNTAVLSEIGKRLKINIELVNIDAGARAAALASGRVDTVFWFQALKDVTQQADVPENITLSEPYYDWNEVLALVKK from the coding sequence ATGTATATCAAAAAATTTTTATGTGCGTTAATATTTGTAGTCTTGCTTGCTGGCTGTGCTTATTGCGAAAGTAATAAAATCGGCGTGCTTGCAAAATTAAATCTAACTCAGGAAGAATTAAGCAAATTAATTAATGACAACAAGCAATCAGGCATATATCAAAAATTTTCGTCGGGCCTCTCAACGGGGGACAGCTCATTTATATATTATGATTCGTTGATGTCGCTGTTAATGGCACTGAACTCCGGCGAAGTGAGCGAAATTCAGTTACCTGAAGACGTTGCAGATTATGTGTTAAACGTGAATGACGCTTATAGAATTTCAAGTATAATCCGAATGAGCAGAAATTTTTATTTATCGTTTGGATTTAGAGCGAGCGATAATCCCGAATTGCGCAATAAATTCAATGACGCGCTATTATCAATGAAAGCGGACGGGACAATTTTAATTTTGCAGGAAAAATATATAGCAGACGCAGGACTTGACGCCCCCGAACCTGTGAAATTTGCCCATTATGACAATATCGACAAAACTATAAAAGTAGCTGTAACAGGAGACATGCCGCCAATAGATTTTATTTCAGAAAGCGGGACACCAGCAGGCTTTAACACGGCTGTATTGTCGGAAATAGGCAAACGCTTAAAGATTAATATCGAGCTTGTGAACATTGACGCAGGAGCAAGAGCCGCGGCTTTAGCTTCAGGCCGAGTAGATACAGTTTTCTGGTTTCAGGCATTGAAGGACGTTACACAACAAGCTGACGTACCGGAAAATATCACGCTGTCAGAGCCCTATTATGACTGGAATGAAGTATTAGCACTCGTCAAGAAATAA
- a CDS encoding transporter substrate-binding domain-containing protein, with protein sequence MKKFLFALIFIALFSGSVYAENLKIGELAKLNMTPEDLQKINSQIPASKSQAYRNYDALNGEYKFYDSLNTMLLALNKGEIDRVILPEDVAKYVLNNTKDFQVNSIVKLKREHYFSFGFHDDENGRKLRKIFNDALFTLKNSGRLSVLKEKYIAETGEFKPLEFAKFDGADTIKVAVTGDLPPVDYTAEDGAPAGFNIAVLAECAKLAKINLEIVSIDAKARAAALVSGRVNLVFWFQSREKEKQSWDVPEGVILSEPYYNYDELYLLELRKNK encoded by the coding sequence ATGAAAAAGTTTTTATTTGCGTTAATATTTATAGCGTTATTTTCTGGGAGTGTTTACGCTGAAAATCTCAAAATCGGCGAGCTTGCAAAATTAAATATGACCCCTGAAGATTTGCAGAAAATTAATTCACAAATTCCCGCCTCAAAGTCTCAAGCCTACAGGAATTATGACGCTTTAAACGGTGAATATAAATTTTATGATTCGCTTAACACTATGTTATTAGCACTTAACAAGGGAGAAATTGACCGCGTAATTTTACCTGAAGACGTAGCAAAATATGTCTTGAATAACACTAAAGATTTTCAGGTGAATTCAATCGTAAAGCTCAAGAGAGAGCATTATTTTTCATTCGGCTTTCATGATGACGAGAACGGGCGCAAGTTGAGAAAAATATTTAATGATGCACTTTTTACACTTAAGAATAGCGGCCGGCTTTCAGTCTTGAAGGAAAAATATATAGCTGAAACGGGAGAATTCAAGCCCCTAGAGTTCGCAAAATTTGACGGTGCTGACACAATAAAAGTCGCTGTAACTGGAGATTTGCCCCCTGTTGATTATACAGCAGAAGACGGAGCCCCCGCCGGATTTAATATTGCCGTGTTAGCAGAATGTGCGAAACTTGCAAAAATAAATCTTGAAATAGTCAGCATTGACGCAAAAGCCCGTGCCGCCGCGCTCGTGTCAGGCCGTGTAAATCTAGTTTTCTGGTTTCAGTCAAGAGAAAAGGAAAAACAAAGCTGGGACGTTCCTGAGGGCGTAATTCTCTCTGAGCCTTATTATAATTATGACGAGTTATATTTACTTGAGTTGCGCAAAAATAAATAA
- a CDS encoding transporter substrate-binding domain-containing protein — MKKFLFALLAVMLLSSCVFAAEVLRVGELTKLNIAPEDFDKLVLGIPTAKFQEAEFRKQPAPDKRVTKFYDSLTTLTLALNKGEVDEILLPKDVANYVVKNNDAFEISAVNHIVPNYLSFGFKDDEQGRKLKSIFNDALITLENSGRLSMLKELYVTDPGFSEPEPVKFERFDGAEIIKVAVTGDMPPIDFIAEDGIPAGFNTAVLAECAKLAKINIELINIDSTARAAALVSGRVNVVFWFQTIPVGNIDVPEGIILSEPYYSWVEMYSLKLRNK, encoded by the coding sequence ATGAAAAAATTTTTATTTGCTTTACTTGCAGTTATGTTATTATCGAGCTGTGTTTTTGCGGCTGAAGTCTTGCGTGTCGGTGAACTCACGAAATTAAATATTGCCCCTGAAGACTTTGATAAACTAGTTCTAGGAATTCCTACGGCAAAATTTCAAGAGGCTGAATTCAGGAAACAGCCCGCACCCGACAAGCGAGTTACTAAATTCTATGACTCATTAACGACTTTGACATTAGCGCTTAACAAGGGAGAAGTCGACGAGATTTTATTGCCTAAGGACGTAGCAAATTATGTCGTGAAAAATAATGACGCTTTCGAGATTTCAGCAGTTAATCACATAGTGCCGAACTATTTATCATTTGGATTTAAGGACGACGAACAGGGCCGCAAATTAAAATCTATATTCAATGACGCATTAATCACACTTGAGAACAGCGGCAGGCTTTCAATGCTCAAAGAATTATACGTAACAGATCCGGGATTTTCTGAGCCCGAGCCGGTAAAATTTGAGCGTTTTGACGGAGCAGAAATCATAAAAGTAGCAGTTACCGGAGACATGCCGCCCATTGACTTTATAGCAGAAGACGGAATACCAGCAGGATTTAACACAGCAGTACTCGCCGAATGTGCCAAGCTCGCAAAAATAAATATCGAACTCATAAACATAGACTCAACAGCAAGAGCCGCCGCCCTAGTATCAGGCCGAGTAAATGTAGTTTTCTGGTTTCAGACTATACCGGTCGGAAATATTGACGTTCCTGAGGGCATAATTTTGTCAGAGCCTTATTATAGCTGGGTTGAAATGTATTCGCTCAAGTTAAGGAATAAATAA
- a CDS encoding transporter substrate-binding domain-containing protein codes for MKKIFLALILVLIAFSAYSAVIFSVRLGYLARLNTTEEDFKSIIETANSANDWSIFNPNHEMFGVKFYDSLSSMQMALSANEIDEMVLPEMTASYLVNVNPDYKVCCASRSHNPMSLAFGFKRDMLSQRMANKFNQAIKSMEEDLTLANLLSQYIIAAEDYKPVKLPIFPNAEKIRVAVTGDLPPIDYIGPDGEPAGFNTALLAEIAQRLKINIEILQVNAGSRTAALISGRADVAFWYETAKDFTYNADAPEGIILSEPYYNWNTFLHVNLKHSR; via the coding sequence GTGAAAAAAATATTTCTTGCTTTAATACTTGTATTAATTGCCTTTAGTGCTTATAGTGCCGTAATATTTTCTGTGAGACTGGGCTATTTAGCGCGCCTTAACACTACAGAAGAAGATTTCAAATCCATAATTGAGACAGCAAACAGCGCAAATGACTGGTCAATTTTCAATCCCAATCACGAAATGTTCGGAGTAAAATTTTATGATTCTCTGTCATCTATGCAAATGGCCTTGAGTGCTAACGAAATTGACGAGATGGTATTACCCGAAATGACAGCAAGTTATCTAGTAAATGTTAATCCTGATTATAAAGTCTGTTGTGCCTCGCGTTCACATAATCCCATGAGCCTAGCATTTGGATTTAAGCGCGATATGCTTTCTCAGCGTATGGCGAATAAATTCAATCAGGCAATTAAATCAATGGAAGAAGATTTAACGCTTGCTAACCTGCTTTCACAATATATAATAGCCGCCGAAGACTATAAACCCGTGAAGCTGCCTATATTTCCTAATGCCGAGAAAATACGTGTAGCAGTAACCGGCGACCTCCCCCCGATTGACTACATAGGCCCGGACGGTGAGCCAGCAGGATTTAACACGGCATTACTCGCAGAAATAGCACAGCGTCTCAAAATCAATATAGAAATCTTGCAGGTAAACGCAGGAAGCCGGACAGCAGCGTTAATATCAGGCCGTGCAGATGTAGCATTCTGGTATGAGACTGCGAAAGATTTTACTTACAATGCAGACGCACCGGAGGGAATTATTTTGTCTGAGCCATATTATAATTGGAACACTTTTTTGCACGTAAATCTTAAACACTCGCGCTGA
- a CDS encoding radical SAM protein — protein sequence MYYKLNENFILRGYERLPYAVINTQTGAANFVGPEVFNALELCNGKIDVSMPVIPESVREYIKLAENAGIITPCEYPSDINHNQEYKFYHARYIRHAHWSITGKCNYRCKHCYMSAPDAKMGELSHDTIMNIIQQLGDCGIMNVSLTGGEPLVRDDFLEIVDALLERDINITQIYSNGALVNEKLLRELDKRNIHPEFNMSYDGAGWHDWLRGINGAEKIVDDAFKLCRDMGFKTGSEMCLHQHNKHTLRESIKHLGSLGVSSLKVNPVSNTGEWAKNNFGQAINFKELFALYLAYIPEYYQDNMPLSIMLGGLFAARMNEPDYFDIPVFKPDIDPEIFCICGHARLVMYISPEGRILPCMALAGMSDNIQNKFPVITQKSLPECLNNSFYMNFINTRASEYLALNQICEKCKYSRHCFGGCRADALEHDPNNFMSKSPGTCEIFRGGWVDKVIKTVKQIRPNAYTPAFDSALWQDLR from the coding sequence ATGTATTACAAGCTAAACGAAAATTTTATATTGCGAGGTTATGAGAGACTGCCCTACGCTGTGATTAATACTCAAACGGGGGCGGCTAATTTTGTCGGGCCTGAAGTGTTTAACGCGCTTGAATTATGCAACGGCAAAATTGATGTCTCTATGCCTGTTATTCCTGAAAGTGTAAGAGAATATATCAAGCTCGCAGAAAACGCAGGAATTATCACGCCTTGTGAATATCCTTCAGATATAAATCATAATCAGGAGTATAAATTTTATCACGCGCGTTATATCCGTCATGCTCACTGGTCGATTACGGGCAAATGTAATTATCGCTGCAAGCATTGTTACATGTCTGCACCGGACGCGAAAATGGGCGAATTATCACACGATACTATTATGAATATCATTCAGCAATTAGGGGACTGCGGAATTATGAATGTCTCTCTAACAGGGGGCGAGCCGCTTGTCCGTGATGATTTTCTTGAGATTGTCGACGCTTTACTTGAACGAGATATTAATATCACTCAGATTTATTCAAACGGTGCTCTTGTGAACGAGAAATTATTGCGTGAACTTGACAAGAGAAATATTCACCCTGAATTTAACATGAGCTATGACGGGGCGGGCTGGCATGACTGGTTACGCGGCATTAACGGAGCTGAAAAAATTGTAGATGACGCGTTTAAATTATGCCGTGATATGGGATTTAAAACGGGTTCGGAAATGTGTTTACATCAACATAATAAGCATACTTTACGAGAAAGCATTAAACATTTAGGCTCGCTCGGTGTAAGCTCTCTAAAAGTTAATCCCGTCTCAAATACCGGTGAATGGGCAAAAAATAATTTTGGTCAGGCGATAAATTTCAAAGAATTATTTGCGCTGTATCTTGCTTACATTCCCGAATATTATCAAGACAATATGCCGTTAAGTATCATGCTGGGCGGGCTTTTTGCGGCTCGTATGAATGAACCTGACTATTTCGATATTCCCGTTTTCAAGCCTGATATTGACCCAGAAATTTTTTGCATTTGCGGACATGCTAGGCTCGTCATGTATATTTCACCTGAAGGCCGTATTTTGCCCTGTATGGCTCTTGCCGGCATGAGTGATAATATTCAAAATAAATTCCCGGTTATAACACAAAAAAGTTTGCCGGAATGCTTGAATAACTCGTTTTACATGAATTTTATTAATACTCGTGCGAGCGAATATCTTGCTTTAAATCAAATTTGCGAGAAATGCAAATATAGCCGTCATTGTTTCGGAGGATGCCGGGCTGATGCTTTAGAACATGACCCGAATAATTTCATGAGTAAATCCCCCGGAACTTGCGAAATTTTCAGGGGCGGCTGGGTCGATAAAGTAATTAAGACAGTGAAACAAATCAGGCCGAATGCTTATACACCAGCTTTTGACAGCGCATTATGGCAGGATTTGCGATAA
- a CDS encoding Nif11 family protein — protein sequence MNEKAKKFFEEVSQNHELKAKLTQKWEEAAKLGKDEQIKASTEISAEFAKEHGFDLSPEDFSPEKMYLLSEDELKAVAGGVNNQARTVTSTCSCSGGNGIGNTWELYCFCPSAGDGYNTTNNHWRCGCAGGNGLGLA from the coding sequence ATGAACGAGAAAGCAAAAAAATTTTTTGAAGAAGTCTCGCAAAATCACGAACTCAAGGCAAAATTAACTCAAAAATGGGAAGAGGCCGCTAAACTGGGCAAAGACGAACAGATTAAGGCATCTACGGAAATCAGCGCGGAATTTGCCAAAGAACACGGCTTTGATTTATCCCCTGAAGATTTCAGCCCTGAAAAAATGTATTTATTATCTGAAGACGAGTTAAAGGCGGTTGCGGGCGGCGTTAATAATCAGGCTCGTACAGTTACTAGCACATGCTCATGTTCGGGCGGCAATGGTATAGGCAACACATGGGAGCTTTATTGTTTTTGTCCGAGTGCGGGCGACGGCTATAACACTACAAATAATCATTGGCGGTGCGGCTGTGCAGGCGGTAACGGTTTAGGCTTGGCATAA
- a CDS encoding response regulator encodes MSFLLVDNNINDLNNLADILKKVVPAMELKLVQSAEDALNLQSLNFDAAFIEIDLEPDKMNGLDLAAKLKAFHKDVHIIFITRNKNFYSEAFTVHADNYLIKPVNITQINNEIDYLSRYYPLPLRTKGKVYIQTFGGFNIYVDGVLVEFKRSKTKELLALLVDRRGAAVNVREACDLLFSDRPYNTVVNGYYHVLVHSLIHTFMDYGIDNILIRRKNFLAIKPALFECDAYNFLKGDPSAAKQYRGDYLSCYKWAQQNKE; translated from the coding sequence ATGAGCTTTTTACTTGTTGATAATAACATAAATGACTTAAATAATTTGGCCGATATTCTTAAAAAAGTTGTTCCCGCTATGGAGCTTAAACTCGTTCAATCTGCTGAAGACGCTTTAAATCTGCAATCACTGAATTTTGACGCGGCATTTATTGAAATCGATTTAGAGCCTGATAAAATGAACGGTCTTGACTTGGCCGCAAAACTCAAAGCATTTCACAAAGATGTTCATATTATATTTATTACGAGAAATAAAAATTTTTACTCTGAGGCTTTCACAGTGCACGCAGATAATTATTTAATCAAGCCGGTTAATATCACGCAGATTAACAACGAAATTGATTACTTATCGCGTTATTATCCACTTCCATTGCGCACTAAGGGCAAAGTTTATATACAGACTTTCGGCGGCTTTAATATTTACGTTGACGGCGTTCTTGTTGAGTTCAAGCGTTCGAAAACTAAGGAGTTGCTTGCTTTGCTTGTTGACAGGAGGGGCGCGGCTGTTAATGTTCGTGAGGCTTGTGATCTGCTTTTCTCTGACAGGCCTTATAATACGGTCGTTAACGGCTATTATCATGTATTAGTGCATTCTTTAATACATACTTTTATGGATTATGGGATTGATAATATTTTAATCAGGCGAAAAAATTTTCTCGCAATAAAGCCGGCATTATTCGAGTGCGACGCCTATAATTTTCTCAAGGGCGACCCCTCCGCGGCTAAACAGTACAGAGGCGATTATTTAAGCTGTTACAAGTGGGCTCAACAAAATAAGGAGTGA
- a CDS encoding ATP-binding cassette domain-containing protein: MKNFAKVPVIMQLEALECGAACLAMILAYYGRWIPLEQLRSDCGVSRDGSNLLNVTKAAQKYNLTTKAFSLDADTLRDKGTFPAIVFWENNHFVVVNGFHKDNVSLNDPARGQVTIKFDEFKNSYSNICLLLKPDEKFEKGGKPASILGFARDKLRGAFRMFMLAVLTTLITSLTGILLPAFDRFFIDNLLTGLHSEWSRGFFILLACVMFAQILSLAVKSVFFLRLQGKMTAGSNTSFLWHVLRLPLEFFEQRMAGDLAERYVYNQGVASALINTFTPLMLDSIVMIFNLFIMLNYSPMLALIGISAVIINLYLAKIISNKRINITRVQMRDMANLDSTALMGIDMIETIKSSGAEGGYFSRWAGFAANVAACLVKFDKLNQTLGQLPALLNMLASNIILFLGIRLIISGQWTIGLISAFNGYLLSFSRPAQLLIGAGQQLQEMRTRMERVQDVFKYPVDVEYNYNLPDTELKKLTGLVEIKNITFGYNKLSDPVIKNFSLRVNAGESVAIVGPSGCGKSTIAKLLTGLYKVWDGQILYDGLEIAQINRNIFTGSVACVNQDITLFEDSIANNIRMWDKSIEDFDIILSARDAQIHDEIINRDGDYSGEVQEGGKNFSGGQRQRLEIAASLAFDPTIIILDEATSALDTRTENELMQAVNARGITRIIISHRLSIIRDCDEIIVMKDGQILDTGTHDELIKRCEYYAALIINE, from the coding sequence ATGAAAAATTTTGCGAAAGTTCCCGTTATAATGCAGTTAGAGGCCTTAGAATGCGGTGCGGCTTGTTTAGCTATGATACTCGCTTATTATGGCCGGTGGATACCCTTGGAGCAATTAAGGAGTGATTGCGGAGTTTCTCGTGACGGTTCGAATTTGCTTAACGTAACTAAGGCGGCTCAAAAATATAATTTGACGACTAAAGCATTTTCTCTTGATGCTGATACATTGCGCGATAAAGGCACATTCCCGGCTATAGTTTTCTGGGAGAATAATCATTTTGTTGTCGTGAATGGCTTTCACAAAGATAATGTCTCACTGAATGACCCAGCGCGAGGCCAAGTAACTATAAAGTTTGACGAGTTCAAGAATTCATATTCAAATATATGTTTATTGCTAAAACCTGACGAAAAATTTGAGAAGGGCGGCAAACCTGCTTCAATATTGGGATTTGCCCGTGATAAGCTGCGTGGAGCTTTCCGAATGTTTATGCTTGCTGTCTTGACTACTTTAATAACGTCTCTAACTGGTATATTATTACCTGCGTTTGATAGATTCTTTATTGACAATTTATTAACCGGCTTGCATTCTGAGTGGTCAAGAGGTTTCTTTATATTATTAGCTTGTGTTATGTTCGCTCAAATTCTTTCACTTGCTGTAAAATCAGTATTTTTCTTGAGACTTCAGGGCAAAATGACAGCCGGGTCTAATACTTCATTTTTGTGGCATGTCTTGAGATTGCCGCTTGAATTTTTTGAGCAGAGAATGGCCGGGGACTTGGCCGAACGCTATGTATATAATCAGGGAGTAGCCAGCGCACTAATTAACACTTTCACACCCCTAATGCTTGATAGTATAGTAATGATATTTAATTTATTTATCATGTTAAATTATAGTCCCATGCTAGCTTTAATCGGTATTTCAGCCGTAATAATAAATCTCTATCTCGCAAAAATAATATCAAATAAACGCATAAATATCACACGAGTACAAATGCGGGACATGGCCAATTTAGACAGCACGGCATTAATGGGAATAGACATGATAGAGACGATAAAGTCGAGCGGTGCGGAGGGGGGCTATTTCTCAAGATGGGCGGGCTTTGCGGCGAATGTAGCGGCGTGTCTGGTAAAATTTGACAAATTAAATCAGACGCTCGGACAGCTCCCGGCACTCTTAAACATGTTAGCGAGCAACATAATATTATTTCTTGGCATAAGGCTTATAATTTCCGGTCAATGGACAATCGGGCTTATAAGCGCGTTTAACGGGTATTTATTATCATTCTCACGACCTGCGCAATTATTAATCGGTGCGGGCCAGCAGTTACAGGAAATGCGTACACGTATGGAGCGCGTGCAGGACGTTTTCAAGTATCCTGTTGACGTTGAATATAATTATAATTTGCCTGATACTGAACTCAAGAAATTAACGGGCTTAGTCGAAATCAAGAATATAACATTTGGATATAATAAATTGTCTGACCCTGTAATCAAAAATTTTTCTTTGAGAGTGAACGCCGGAGAAAGTGTTGCGATAGTCGGGCCTTCAGGTTGCGGCAAGTCAACAATAGCGAAATTGCTTACAGGTTTATATAAAGTCTGGGACGGTCAGATTTTATATGACGGCTTAGAAATAGCGCAGATAAATAGAAATATATTCACCGGCTCAGTAGCATGTGTAAATCAAGATATTACGTTATTTGAAGATAGTATTGCTAATAATATACGCATGTGGGATAAATCAATAGAAGATTTTGACATAATATTATCAGCTAGAGACGCTCAAATCCATGACGAAATCATAAACAGGGACGGGGACTATTCGGGCGAAGTACAGGAGGGCGGTAAAAACTTTTCAGGCGGTCAGCGTCAAAGATTGGAAATCGCGGCTTCACTAGCTTTTGACCCTACTATAATAATACTTGACGAGGCCACGAGCGCACTAGACACCCGCACCGAGAATGAATTAATGCAGGCAGTAAACGCACGGGGAATTACGCGGATAATTATTTCACATAGACTGTCAATAATACGGGACTGCGACGAAATAATAGTCATGAAGGACGGCCAAATCTTAGACACTGGAACGCATGACGAGTTAATAAAACGTTGTGAATATTACGCGGCATTAATCATAAATGAATAG
- a CDS encoding ATP-binding cassette domain-containing protein, which translates to MSGYFDEQIRTRINSDINAFNNAFSEISEAITGQKLFTQSNNSLDALSEIANYYNLPEDAIKSDFASNQDITEIFDANKIMYRDVILTHNWYKDASGIYLAQLKDGSYIALIPDYRGYYYKDYETGKRIRINSRTQENINREAVCFYKNLPAERMSIKDLIIFALRSLAISDIISIALITLLVTCISMTTPYLLQLVYSQIIYSNNIQSVIAIFIFIISAGISTNLFNIAKNLALSRINTKMDTSVNAAVMMRVINLPAEFFKDYSSGELAKRANSASILCKTFSTVIFSLLLTALMSLIYLRQIFIFTPVLVMPALLIVSLLFLASVILTYGHSVILRRSTEIDAKEYGLIYALITGIQKIKLTGSERRAFAKWADLNKRSAKLIYNPPLLLKLTGAIQPAITLIGTFILYYSALNSGVSPENYMAFMASYGLLSGAFTALSSAALSIANIQPLVDLIKPILQAEPEISHGKKLNRVLGNIELNNVKFRYSQKTPLILDKFSLKIKHGEYLAIVGKSGAGKSTLVRLLLGFERPENGVIYYDNHDLKTLDMKSLRKNIGCVMQNSKLFPGSIFSNIIISAPNLTEDDAWEAARMAGIAEDIDKMPMKMQTMISEGANTLSGGQRQRIIIARAIAPRPKILLFDEATSALDNLTQKIVANSLEKLNCTRIIIAHRLSTVKNCDRIIVLNEGRISESGKYDELMNKHGLFYELVQRQI; encoded by the coding sequence TTGTCAGGCTATTTTGACGAACAGATAAGAACGCGCATAAATTCAGACATAAACGCATTCAATAACGCATTCAGTGAAATATCGGAAGCAATAACGGGGCAGAAATTATTCACACAGTCAAATAATTCACTGGACGCATTAAGCGAGATAGCAAATTATTATAACTTACCTGAAGACGCAATAAAATCAGATTTTGCAAGCAATCAAGATATAACAGAAATTTTTGACGCGAACAAAATAATGTATCGTGATGTAATATTAACGCATAACTGGTATAAGGACGCTTCAGGAATATATTTAGCGCAGTTAAAGGACGGCTCATATATAGCGTTAATCCCTGATTATCGGGGCTATTATTATAAAGATTACGAGACGGGTAAAAGAATACGCATAAACTCACGCACTCAGGAAAATATAAATAGAGAGGCTGTATGTTTTTATAAGAATTTACCGGCTGAAAGAATGAGCATAAAAGATTTAATAATATTTGCGTTAAGAAGTCTAGCAATATCTGATATAATCTCGATAGCGTTAATAACTTTGCTTGTAACATGTATATCAATGACGACGCCGTATTTACTGCAGTTAGTATATTCGCAGATAATATATAGTAATAATATTCAAAGTGTGATAGCGATATTTATATTTATAATTTCAGCGGGAATATCTACAAATTTATTTAATATCGCTAAAAATCTAGCATTATCCCGAATAAATACGAAAATGGACACGAGCGTAAATGCCGCTGTCATGATGAGAGTTATAAACTTGCCCGCCGAATTCTTTAAAGATTACTCATCGGGAGAACTCGCAAAACGAGCCAATTCCGCCAGCATCTTATGTAAAACATTTTCGACTGTGATATTTTCGCTGTTATTGACGGCGTTAATGAGCTTGATATATTTGCGACAGATATTTATATTTACACCTGTATTAGTCATGCCTGCATTATTAATAGTGAGCTTGTTATTTCTTGCTTCAGTAATATTGACATACGGGCATTCAGTAATATTAAGGCGTTCGACGGAAATAGACGCAAAAGAATATGGGTTAATATATGCGCTTATAACAGGAATACAGAAAATAAAATTAACTGGTTCAGAGAGACGGGCATTTGCGAAATGGGCAGACTTGAATAAACGTTCAGCAAAATTAATATATAATCCGCCTTTGTTGCTGAAATTAACGGGAGCTATACAGCCTGCAATAACTTTAATAGGGACGTTCATATTATATTATAGTGCGTTGAATTCGGGAGTTAGTCCGGAAAATTACATGGCATTCATGGCCTCATACGGTTTATTATCGGGGGCGTTTACAGCATTAAGCAGTGCGGCACTCTCAATCGCGAATATACAGCCATTAGTAGATTTAATCAAGCCTATATTACAAGCCGAGCCGGAAATTTCGCACGGTAAAAAATTAAATCGCGTCTTGGGCAATATAGAATTAAATAATGTCAAATTCAGGTATTCGCAAAAAACGCCGTTAATACTCGATAAATTTTCGCTTAAGATTAAACACGGGGAATATTTAGCAATAGTAGGCAAGAGCGGGGCGGGAAAATCTACGCTTGTGAGATTATTATTAGGCTTTGAACGTCCGGAAAACGGAGTAATATATTATGACAATCACGATTTGAAGACTTTAGACATGAAATCATTGCGAAAAAATATCGGTTGTGTCATGCAGAACAGCAAATTATTTCCGGGCAGTATATTTTCGAACATAATAATTTCAGCGCCTAATTTGACGGAAGACGACGCATGGGAAGCCGCAAGAATGGCCGGTATCGCTGAAGATATAGACAAAATGCCCATGAAGATGCAGACTATGATAAGCGAGGGAGCTAATACTTTATCAGGCGGTCAGAGACAAAGAATTATAATCGCCCGCGCAATTGCACCCAGACCGAAAATTTTATTATTTGACGAGGCAACAAGCGCGCTAGATAATTTAACGCAAAAAATAGTAGCGAACTCACTGGAGAAATTAAATTGTACGAGAATAATAATAGCTCATAGGCTTTCAACTGTGAAGAACTGCGATAGAATAATAGTACTTAACGAGGGCCGAATTTCAGAAAGCGGCAAATATGACGAATTAATGAATAAACACGGGCTATTTTATGAACTCGTACAGCGTCAAATATAA